A DNA window from Aspergillus nidulans FGSC A4 chromosome I contains the following coding sequences:
- a CDS encoding uncharacterized protein (transcript_id=CADANIAT00006634): MNENTIIAIIIIAVLGSIAGGTFYIYYLHANVKKELTIARIESQREREQQLKAVAATMEQARRASQARSCAQARTQSRPPSRGRSRPRSRPREASLGRTQDQATGKKGKKWKKTQDHEQHQKQEEARSRRSSRKPNPSRAGSLRTTQGEWGASGAMPTSGGQFGQSENQQGQDPWPASADSRGDGQWGDQTQNDTWGQAGNKTQGAPGNGQDGNTVLNGDTWGDSNNNEQGSGGGRWSPHRNQNKNNGSRDNWNSGSNNNNNNNDDSSGGQQQNVRKWKSHDDTANVQDSAQKDDEIHW; this comes from the coding sequence ATGAACGAAAATACAATTATagccatcatcatcatcgccgtcctcgGCTCCATAGCAGGCGGCACATTCTACATCTACTATCTTCACGCTAACGTCAAGAAAGAACTCACAATAGCTCGCATCGAGTCCCAGAGAGAACGAGAGCAGCAGCTAAAGGCCGTTGCAGCTACAATGGAACAAGCGAGACGAGCGAGCCAGGCTCGTAGCTGTGCCCAAGCTCGTACCCAAAGTCGCCCTCCAAGTCGTGGTAGAAGTCGTCCTCGGTCACGTCCGCGCGAGGCTTCGTTGGGAAGGACCCAGGATCAAGCTACGGGcaagaaaggcaagaaatggaagaaaacGCAAGACCATGAACAACACCAAAAGCAGGAAGAGGCGCGGTCCCGAAGGAGTTCGAGGAAGCCTAATCCCTCACGGGCCGGGTCTCTACGGACTACGCAAGGGGAATGGGGAGCATCAGGTGCTATGCCTACGAGTGGAGGACAATTTGGACAATCTGAGAATCAGCAGGGACAGGATCCTTGGCCTGCTTCTGCGGATAGCCGGGGAGATGGCCAGTGGGGTGATCAGACTCAGAATGATACTTGGGGTCAGGCAGGAAATAAGACGCAGGGTGCGCCGGGCAATGGGCAGGATGGGAATACTGTTTTGAACGGAGATACATGGGGTGATAGCAACAATAATGAGCAGGGCAGTGGAGGAGGCCGCTGGAGTCCTCACAGAAACCAGAATAAGAATAATGGGTCCCGAGACAATTGGAACAGtggcagcaacaacaacaacaacaacaatgaCGATAGTAGCGGcggacagcagcagaatgttCGGAAGTGGAAGAGTCACGATGATACAGCGAATGTCCAAGACTCTGCTCaaaaggatgatgagataCACTGGTGA
- a CDS encoding putative ubiquitin-specific protease UBP12 (transcript_id=CADANIAT00006630) encodes MSGSENKHDSVPPTGREASPSTKRAAPEAEQDVEMGIEKDTQSRPGNPDQMDTTASEASTGNDGTSPSDNAYQTPSSMSTYTAPVTGTQNNTKTEASMSSNERPSYDDQVAKVTCFMMQPLQEGQKGYVVSMSWLKRVLARSSTHADNIDKSAAEGEIGPVDNSDLVLVTDPVNVGLKDEREQPFIPLRPGLQFGEDFEVVPQEGWDLIMQWYGLAEQSPAIVRYAHNTSPFGAAENIQYELNPPVYTILKLSNPQKGVTPDTLRDKAKLPVKSLASRHDNFQTWLRKAKRSVNVDPLVKVRVWRILGGLGSAAASTNITPAASRSASPAPFSPLVSNAGSSYVLDLNTFLSLSEGSQRELLDVKDQSNNPKYNGKMTLDAAGLGEPSVIVLEEGVFGANSDAEWVSDLSQQAMNRLGVPSGSLKPNKLKSKSPATSGRSSPVPEPIRKTRKDGKPRGNTGLSNLGNTCYMNSALQCVRSVEELTYYFLNDVYKKDLNPSNPLAHNGDVAKAYANLLRNIYDEAGHGSFAPRQLKNTIGRYGPAFSGYGQQDSQEFLLFLLDGLQEDLNRIQKKPYIEKPDSTDEMVHNKEALKEFADKCWDIYKARNDSVITDLFAGMYKSTLVCPVCDKVSIIFDPFNNLTLQLPIENLWSKSIFYFPLHKKPIIIDVEIDKNSSIKALKEFIAKKAGSDPERLVMSEIYKSKFYKMFDNVSSIADCQIGDSDEIGMFELESVPTNYNPDKQTTKSYFSYGRSSHEEVPSFDSPKADRMLIPIFNRHEGQRGYRMQRQFFGVPSYVVINREEATDYDAILRKVLSEVATMTTRDFLNEQIETQQQETTEDSDTVIMNEDDAESADDKIKTTSVDGEEGMVDVSMRDASDQAEAADDLTLAHSSIPAPFHRLFDMKIARTNEAVPLGFSSVDENKDYNLMKSRIQKPTAIEEANKDGDGEQDEDSDDEIDMITERTVTPKPRPQRPLINPGEAIVLDWNTDAHEALFSGDVRDPNGPRGAPTWTSIERMPDPELANRRALRTRRKKKGVTLNECLDEFNKEEILSENDAWYCPRCKEHRRARKKFELWKTPDILVMHLKRFSASRGFRDKLDVMVDFPVEGLDLTGRVEAPEEGKSLVYDLFAVDNHYGGLGGGHYTAYAKNFMTGQWNEYNDSSVSRPIDPQNAVTSSAYLLFYRRRSDRPLGGKILEEITESSTRPASESDSQESRGPSPSGEGRRLGGSSRNGSSSALAGVGAAHQLGDGGLRTGAKSSEDANPPEYSNSPSYGERSLGGTGMDTMTYEDDDYGSGLGNNDTFRLSNPSPSWSFSRVTDAHHGLSQMTELPGSLSDDDNDDDDDSNKAVGGGDMSDTDLRLASLADSPFQGPVYPGTPLDETAPTLTTEFPQHDADDDDLPVVELHVGEEERLD; translated from the exons ATGTCGGGCTCAGAGAACAAGCATGATAGCGTCCCGCCGACCGGGCGCGAAGCCTCGCCAAGTACGAAGCGGGCTGCGCCcgaggctgagcaggatgTAGAAATGGGCATCGAGAAAGACACACAATCCCGACCCGGCAATCCTGATCAGATGGATACAACAGCATCGGAAGCATCCACGGGCAATGATGGAACCTCGCCGTCCGACAACGCCTACCAAACGCCGTCCAGCATGTCGACCTATACTGCTCCTGTGACAGGAACCCAGAACAACACCAAGACCGAAGCTTCGATGTCGTCTAATGAGCGGCCTTCCTACGATGACCAGGTCGCCAAGGTGACGTGTTTTATGATGCAGCCGCTGCAGGAAGGCCAGAAGGGTTACGTAGTTTCCATGTCGTGGTTAAAGCGCGTTCTTGCACGGAGTTCCACTCATGCCGACAATATCGACAAGAGCGCTGCAGAGGGTGAAATTGGTCCGGTCGACAACTCGGACCTTGTTCTGGTTACCGATCCGGTCAACGTGGGGCTCAAGGATGAGCGCGAGCAACCATTCATCCCTCTGCGTCCGGGATTACAGTTTGGGGAAGACTTTGAAGTTGTGCCCCAGGAAGGTTGGGATCTCATCATGCAATGGTATGGTCTCGCCGAGCAGTCGCCAGCCATCGTTCGCTATGCCCACAACACCAGCCCGTTCGGTGCTGCGGAGAACATCCAATATGAGCTCAACCCGCCGGTCTACACTATCCTGAAGCTCTCAAACCCACAAAAGGGCGTTACTCCGGACACTTTGCGAGACAAAGCGAAGCTGCCCGTTAAGAGCTTGGCCAGCCGGCACGACAACTTCCAGACTTGGCTGCGGAAGGCGAAACGGTCGGTCAATGTTGACCCCTTGGTGAAGGTTCGTGTTTGGAGGATCCTCGGAGGCCTGGGCAGTGCCGCTGCATCAACCAACATTACCCCTGCTGCGTCTCGCAGCGCATCCCCAGCCCCATTCTCGCCACTTGTTTCAAATGCAGGCAGCAGCTATGTCCTTGACCTAAATACATTCCTCTCCCTTTCAGAGGGGTCTCAGCGAGAATTACTGGATGTCAAAGATCAGTCAAACAATCCCAAGTATAATGGTAAGATGACGCTCGACGCCGCAGGCCTAGGCGAACCCAGCGTCATCGTCCTTGAAGAGGGCGTGTTTGGCGCCAATAGCGACGCGGAGTGGGTATCCGACCTCTCCCAGCAAGCCATGAATCGACTCGGTGTCCCGTCCGGTAGCTTGAAGCCCAacaagctgaagagcaagagcccAGCAACCAGCGGGCGATCTTCTCCAGTACCAGAACCCATCAGGAAAACCCGTAAGGACGGCAAGCCCCGAGGCAATACCGGTCTTAGCAATTTGGGCAATACCTGCTACATGAACTCTGCTCTGCAGTGCGTTCGTAGCGTAGAGGAGCTGACTTATTACTTCCTGA ACGATGTCTATAAGAAAGATCTTAACCCCAGCAATCCTTTAGCTCATAACGGCGACGTGGCCAAAGCGTACGCAAATTTGCTTCGGAATATTTACGATGAAGCAGGACACGGCTCCTTTGCACCAAGGCAGTTGAAGAACACCATTGGCCGGTATGGTCCGGCGTTCTCCGGCTATGGCCAGCAGGACTCACAAGAATTTCTTTTGTTCCTACTTGACGGTTTGCAGGAGGACTTGAACAGGATTCAGAAAAAGCCATACATCGAGAAGCCCGACTCAACGGACGAGATGGTGCACAATAAAGAAGCTCTCAAGGAATTTGCCGACAAGTGCTGGGACATTTACAAGGCACGCAACGATTCGGTCATCACGGATCTGTTTGCCGGCATGTACAAGTCGACTCTTGTATGCCCTGTCTGCGACAAAGTTAGCATCATCTTCGATCCTTTCAACAACCTCACGCTCCAACTGCCGATTGAGAACCTGTGGAGCAAGAGTATCTTCTACTTCCCTCTTCACAAGAAACCGATCATCATAGATGTCGAGATCGACAAGAACTCCAGCATCAAGGCACTCAAGGAGTTTATTGCTAAGAAAGCAGGCTCTGATCCGGAGCGGCTGGTCATGTCGGAGATCTACAAGTCCAAATTTTACAAGATGTTCGACAATGTCAGCTCGATTGCGGATTGCCAAATAGGTGATTCCGACGAGATTGGTATGTTTGAGCTCGAGTCGGTGCCGACGAATTATAACCCCGACAAGCAGACTACGAAGAGCTACTTTTCCTACGGCCGCTCGAGCCATGAGGAGGTTCCGAGCTTTGACTCGCCCAAGGCAGACCGCATGCTTATACCTATTTTCAACCGCCATGAAGGGCAGCGGGGTTACCGCATGCAACGTCAATTCTTCGGCGTGCCTTCGTATGTCGTTATCAACCGGGAAGAGGCTACCGATTATGATGCCATTCTGCGCAAGGTCCTCTCTGAAGTTGCTACGATGACGACCAGGGACTTCCTCAACGAGCAGATTGAGACTCAGCAGCAAGAAACTACAGAGGACTCGGATACTGTTATTATGAACGAAGATGACGCAGAGTCTGCCGACGACAAGATCAAGACAACATCtgttgatggagaggaggGCATGGTGGACGTTTCCATGCGTGATGCATCCGACCAAGCCGAGGCTGCGGATGATCTTACTCTCGCGCATAGCTCGATTCCCGCACCATTCCACAGACTTTTCGATATGAAGATTGCGCGAACGAATGAAGCCGTTCCACTTGGGTTTTCATCTGTAGATGAGAACAAAGATTACAACTTAATGAAATCACGAATCCAGAAGCCTACTGCCATAGAGGAGGCGAATAAAGACGGTGATGGGGAACAGGACGAAGACTCAGACGACGAGATTGACATGATCACTGAGCGTACAGTGACACCAAAACCCAGGCCGCAGCGTCCTCTCATCAATCCCGGCGAGGCTATCGTGCTCGACTGGAATACCGATGCTCATGAGGCTCTGTTTTCTGGCGACGTTCGGGATCCCAACGGTCCTCGGGGCGCTCCCACGTGGACAAGTATTGAACGCATGCCAGATCCAGAGCTGGCTAACCGACGTGCTTTGCGGACGAGGCGGAAAAAGAAGGGAGTCACTCTCAATGAGTGTCTAGACGAGTTCAACAAGGAGGAGATTCTCTCAGAGAACGACGCCTGGTATTGTCCGCGCTGCAAAGAGCATCGACGTGCCAGAAAGAAGTTCGAGTTGTGGAAGACACCCGATATTCTTGTCATGCACCTTAAGAGATTTAGCGCCAGCCGTGGGTTCCGCGATAAGCTGGATGTCATGGTCGATTTTCCAGTCGAAGGTCTGGATCTAACCGGCCGCGTAGAGGCGCCCGAGGAGGGTAAGAGCTTAGTGTATGATCTCTTCGCTGTGGACAATCACTACGGCGGGCTTGGAGGTGGCCACTACACCGCATACGCGAAGAACTTCATGACTGGCCAATGGAACGAATACAATG ATTCATCGGTTTCACGGCCAATTGACCCCCAGAATGCGGTCACCTCATCAGCATATCTGCTCTTCTACCGCCGGCGCTCGGATCGTCCACTCGGTGGCAagattctggaagagatcaCCGAATCGTCCACCCGGCCAGCCAGTGAATCCGACTCGCAGGAATCGCGCGGGCCGTCTCCGTCGGGGGAAGGTCGGCGTCTCGGCGGCTCCTCCCGCAATGGGTCGTCGAGCGCCTTAGCCGGAGTCGGAGCAGCTCACCAGTTGGGAGATGGTGGTTTGCGAACCGGAGCGAAGAGCAGTGAGGATGCCAATCCCCCGGAGTACTCGAACAGCCCGTCGTATGGTGAGCGCAGCCTCGGCGGTACAGGTATGGACACTATGACCTATGAAGACGACGATTACGGTAGTGGGCTGGGCAACAACGACACGTTTCGCCTCTCCAATCCCTCGCCCTCCTGGTCGTTCAGTCGAGTCACGGATGCTCATCATGGCCTTTCACAGATGACAGAGCTCCCGGGATCCCTCTCTGATGatgacaacgacgacgacgacgattcGAACAAGGCTGTAGGTGGTGGCGACATGAGCGATACCGACTTGCGCCTGGCTTCTTTAGCGGATAGTCCGTTCCAGGGTCCAGTCTACCCCGGGACACCGCTAGATGAGACAGCCCCAACGCTGACGACGGAATTCCCTCAACACGATGCGGACGACGACGACCTCCCTGTGGTGGAACTACAcgtgggtgaagaggaacgaCTTGACTGA
- a CDS encoding protein abnB (transcript_id=CADANIAT00006632), giving the protein MAVIFVLFFLVSMALSARIRPSFNGTALSGTSNKHPFEPGPNTIFREEVPPSAAASGFPSAHGTELRTHDPSIIKVGSIYYSYSVGPSITIHQAFSLDGPWTEVGALLSGESVIKKGDRKAPWAANTIYINGRYYCYYSVSNSGCRDSAIGVASSAFPGPGEWTDHGLIIQSGTGEGSDVFPLNQSNTIDPNVFVDGDGTAYLNFGSFWTGLWQVPLEEELVTVKGLQDGTLDAVHLAAEPGKVWRSKLANSKAKTVSTSKTGSPICGDPTGGHPIEGGFMAYHAPYYYMWFSWGRCCEFKDPAMRSNGKEYRIRVGRSTSARGPFVDKQGIDLVDGGGETVYGSNGDVFAPGGQGILTDEFGDILYYHYLNSSVSYDFADARLGYNRLEYVDGWPVAVY; this is encoded by the exons ATGGCGGTCATATTCGTGCTCTTTTTTCTTGTTTCCATGGCGCTTTCGGCGCGCATCCGTCCCTCCTTCAATGGAACGGCGTTGAGCGGCACCTCCAACAAACACCCCTTCGAACCAGGGCCCAACACCATTTTTCGCGAAGAAGTTCCTCcctcagctgcagcctcaggGTTTCCGTCCGCGCACGGCACAGAACTTCGCACCCACGaccccagcatcatcaaggtCGGAAGCATATACTACTCTTACAGCGTTGGCCCGAGCATCACAATCCACCAGGCTTTTAGCCTCGACGGCCCCTGGACGGAAGTTGGTGCTCTGCTCTCTGGCGAAAGTGTCATAAAAAAAGGCGACCGAAAAGCCCCCTGGGCCGCGAACACAATCTACATCAACGGCCGGTACTACTGCTACTACTCCGTTAGCAATTCGGGGTGTCGTGACAGCGCGATTGGCGTTGCATCAAGTGCGTTTCCCGGCCCGGGAGAGTGGACAGATCATGGGCTCATTATCCAGTCGGGCACTGGTGAGGGAAGTGATGTGTTTCCGCTGAACCAGTCGAATACGATTGACCCGAATGTATTTGTGGATGGTGACGGCACTGCGTACTTGAATTTTGGCAGCTTCTGGACGGGTCTTTGGCAGGTTCCTCTTGAGGAGGAATTAGTGACGGTGAAGGGTCTGCAGGACGGGACTCTAGATGCCGTTCATCTTGCCGCTGAACCTGGGAAGGTATGGCGGTCGAAATTGGCCAACTCGAAGGCAAAGACCGTTAGCACGAGTAAAACCGGAAGTCCCATCTGCGGCGACCCGACAGGCGGCCATCCCATTGAAGGCGGATTTATGGCTTACCACGCTCCCTACTACTACATGTGGTTTAGCTGGGGGCGCTGCTGCGAGTTCAAGGACCCGGCTATGCGGTCGAATGGGAAAGA GTACCGCATTCGCGTTGGCCGGTCCACAAGCGCACGGGGCCCCTTCGTTGATAAACAGggcattgaccttgttgacggcggcggcgagacCGTCTACGGCTCAAACGGCGATGTGTTTGCCCCTGGAGGGCAGGGAATCCTGACCGATGAGTTCGGGGATATCCTATACTACCATTATCTTAACTCATCAGTCAGTTATGACTTTGCTGACGCGCGACTTGGGTATAATCGGTTGGAGTATGTGGATGGCTGGCCTGTAGCGGTGTATTAG
- a CDS encoding protein snx41 (transcript_id=CADANIAT00006633), which translates to MWNDEDNNPYGAFDSEARLSESLHSTTIESPFNHDYPPPPSSHSSNPDISDFSQHPEASDDDEGDYVGQANRAGYSHKSVYDSRIEQLLYENPDMPILITDAGKNHEGGGSFIVYTIRTGDLEVRRRYSEFASLRQTLVSLHPTLIVPPIPEKHSMADYAAKPTKAKEDAGIIDLRKRMLAVFLNRCRRMKEIREDGVWWRFLDPNVSWSEVLHSHPASSVPKNNLKAPPLDPANPTPAHAWLPVPSASAKLKSTSGTSSSPNAEAPGPEILGRFPPESRKLSEKDLDPYFINFEASTRELELLLQGNMEKVNRRTLAHLSGLSADLMELGARYNGFSLSEQSPTVATAIERVGQAADTSYIETEELSLALGANFAEPMRESAQFASVVRSVLRYRVLKRVQEDMTRDELSKKKSLLESLERSEQEAKRIEQYLNRTSPQAPTKQRSLSTSSATSSQGGTDESRPSGEETASIDSDFPPTHAEHVSQRYPESGQTSPPAHRKTSSGTFVANKIFGRISHAVHGFVDVDPERTRRDHIGKTKESLVQLEQALGVSEKDVKDASAGVLQDLKRFQKDKEADLRRYMVAYARCHLNWARKNLETWTEAKDEVDKIEAR; encoded by the exons ATGTGGAACGACGAAGATAACAACCCATACGGCGCATTCGACAGCGAGGCGCGGCTGTCAGAGTCCCTGCACTCAACTACCATCGAATCTC CTTTCAATCACGATTACCCCCCTCCAccatccagccactcatccaacCCCGACATTTCCGACTTCTCACAGCACCCAGAAGCAagcgatgacgatgaaggagaCTATGTCGGCCAGGCAAACCGCGCTGGGTACTCCCACAAGAGTGTATACGATAGCCGGATCGAGCAGCTGCTTTACGAGAACCCGGACATGCCGATTCTCATCACCGACGCCGGGAAGAACCACGAGGGCGGCGGGAGCTTTATTGTGTACACAATACGCACTGGG GATCTAGAGGTTCGGCGACGCTACTCTGAATTCGCTTCGTTGCGGCAGACGCTCGTGAGCCTCCATCCAACTCTCATTGTTCCGCCCATTCCGGAGAAACACTCGATGGCCGATTATGCCGCGAAACCCACAAAGGCGAAAGAGGATGCGGGCATTATCGACCTGCGGAAGCGGATGCTAGCGGTTTTCTTGAATCGGTGTCGGAGAATGAAGGAGATTCGCGAGGATGGCGTTTGGTGGAGGTTCTTAGACCCGAATGTTAGCTGG AGTGAGGTTTTACATTCCCACCCTGCGTCTTCGGTGCCCAAGAATAATCTCAAGGCGCCTCCCCTTGACCCTGCGAATCCCACACCTGCTCATGCTTGGCTGCCGGTCCCGTCTGCCTCTGCAAAATTGAAGAGCACGTCAGGCACGTCCTCCTCTCCAAATGCGGAGGCTCCAGGTCCAGAAATCCTAGGTCGCTTCCCGCCCGAGTCGCGGAAGCTGAGCGAGAAGGACCTGGACCCATACTTTATCAACTTTGAGGCCTCTACTCGAGAATTGGAACTTCTCCTGCAAGGTAATATGGAAAAAGTGAATCGAAGGACACTTGCACATTTGTCCGGACTGTCTGCAGACCTGATGGAGCTGGGAGCGCGGTACAATGGATTCTCGTTGTCAGAACAGTCCCCAACTGTGGCCACTGCAATTGAGCGGGTTGGACAAGCGGCGGACACATCTTACATCGAGACGGAAGAGCTGTCACTTGCGCTGGGCGCGAACTTTGCGGAGCCCATGAGGGAGAGTGCTCAGTTCGCCAGTGTGGTTCGCAGCGTTCTACGATACCGGGTGCTTAAGAGGGTGCAGGAGGATATGACGAGAGACGAactgagcaagaagaagagtcTACTGGAGTCTCTGGAGAGGAGTGAGCAGGAGGCGAAGCGTATTGAACAATACCTCAACCGTACCTCACCACAGGCTCCGACAAAACAACGCTCCCTTTCCACGTCGTCGGCCACTAGTAGCCAGGGGGGCACTGACGAGTCGCGGCCAAGTGGCGAGGAGACTGCGTCTATTGATTCTGACTTCCCCCCGACGCATGCAGAGCACGTTTCACAGCGATACCCCGAGTCAGGACAGACGTCACCACCCGCACACCGTAAGACATCGAGTGGAACGTTTGTTGCAAACAAGATTTTCGGGCGCATCAGTCACGCGGTCCATGGATTCGTGGATGTCGATCCCGAGCGGACACGACGGGACCACATTGGCAAAACTAAAGAAAGCTTGGTCCAG CTGGAGCAAGCACTGGGGGTTTCGGAGAAGGACGTCAAGGACGCCAGCGCAGGAGTCCTGCAGGACCTGAAGCGGTTCCAGAAGGATAAGGAGGCGGATCTTCGGCGGTACATG GTCGCCTACGCGCGGTGCCACCTCAACTGGGCGCGCAAGAACCTGGAGACGTGGACCGAGGCCAAGGACGAGGTGGATAAAATCGAGGCTCGGTAA
- a CDS encoding uncharacterized protein (transcript_id=CADANIAT00006631) — translation MPTYIHEPPYTLLLTYLSSHLPRSGPLFRRIQHHINSPSPSSTARVLASFSEEENLIPDSGAKQPWIIAYTDIHRGPDTQVWVFSSLESKPKHAITEPERRIAKSQLLSFFTFIRTHLVPPYLDWVSSTQPVHKTEVEETGVKKIPPHPLPSVLLGSVHELVIGLIVELAGEEKRLRIHRGQNVFYAKYCFPSSSFEHEDVYTKQLEELGYTFTDSIGRYGITERHIPLVKSRTNIPRSTEALLAMGGVALFHSSPSPSRPHEGPVKQSVQDAEEMPIAWAFLGFDGSLSSLHVEPEHRGRGLAVAVGREVMKRGVNVFGPSYTFLDLHSRPHSNSNGNSSADLDSKGDRAASEVRLTSALDGSTGAAPELPVRLSQKIEEEWFFADVAVGNTASRRVMEKMGGKALWDVAWIVVEVEVDN, via the coding sequence atgcCCACTTATATCCACGAACCCCCCTAtaccctcctcctcacctACCTCTCCTCACACCTCCCGCGCTCCGGCCCGCTTTTTCGACGCATCCAACACCATATCAactctccctctccctcatcGACTGCACGAGTTCTTGCTTCATtctctgaagaagagaatcTAATACCAGATTCTGGTGCGAAGCAGCCATGGATCATAGCCTACACAGACATCCACCGAGGCCCCGACACACAGGTGTGGGTATTCTCAAGCCTGGAGTCCAAGCCAAAGCATGCAATTACAGAACCAGAAAGGCGAATCGCAAAGTCCCAGCTCTTGAGTTTCTTTACATTCATCCGGACACATCTTGTGCCCCCGTATCTGGACTGGGTATCATCTACCCAGCCAGTGCACAAGACAgaggttgaagagacagGCGTGAAGAAGATCCCTCCGCACCCGCTTCCTTCTGTTCTACTTGGATCTGTGCATGAGCTTGTTATAGGCCTGATTGTTGAGCTTGCCGGCGAAGAAAAGAGATTGCGCATCCACCGCGGCCAGAACGTCTTTTATGCCAAGTACTGCttcccctccagctccttcgaGCATGAAGATGTCTACACCAAGCAGCTAGAGGAGTTGGGATACACCTTCACGGACTCGATAGGGAGGTACGGAATCACTGAAAGGCACATCCCGCTGGTGAAGTCGCGCACGAATATCCCGCGGTCAACGGAAGCGTTGCTGGCTATGGGTGGAGTGGCGTTGTTTcactcctctccatctccttctcgcccacACGAGGGCCCGGTTAAGCAAAGTGTCCAGGATGCCGAAGAGATGCCGATAGCATGGGCCTTCCTTGGCTTTGACGGGAGTTTGAGCAGTCTACACGTCGAGCCTGAGCATCGCGGGAGGGGGCTTGCGGTTGCTGTGGGGAGGGAAGTTATGAAACGGGGGGTTAACGTTTTTGGACCCTCATACACATTTCTAGATTTGCATTCCCGACCCCATAGCAATAGCAACGGCAATTCGAGCGCAGACTTGGACTCTAAGGGGGATAGAGCTGCCAGTGAGGTTAGGCTTACGTCAGCATTGGATGGATCTACAGGGGCAGCTCCAGAGCTACCAGTAAGGCTCAGCCAGAAGATCGAGGAGGAATGGTTCTTCGCCGACGTGGCAGTGGGGAATACAGCTAGTCGGCGCGTGATGGAGAAAATGGGGGGTAAGGCGCTGTGGGACGTTGCGTGGATAGTGGTGGAAGTGGAGGTGGATAACTGA
- a CDS encoding uncharacterized protein (transcript_id=CADANIAT00006629) encodes MTGIATVTNTIAPTFSQPEREANLKVELLFPDLCPAMVLKRDGTGWVSVGYAFKRAPSWEVADGAGSRSLLSWTVSSAAPYPNYDEQTWTADVSSSHLETEQQG; translated from the exons ATGACGGGAATCGCAACCGTAACCAATACAATCGCACCGACTTTTTCACAGCCGGAAAGGGAAGCAAATCTAAAGGTCGAGCTTCTATTTCCAGACCTTTGCCCTGCGATGGTATTGAAGCGGGACGGAACTGGCTGGGTTTCCGTTGGATATGCGTTCAAACGAGCTCCCTCGTGGGAGGTGGCAGACGGTGCAGGTTCGAGGTCTT TACTAAGTTGGACGGTGAGCTCTGCAGCACCGTATCCAAACTACGACGAACAGACCTGGACTGCAGACGTCAGTTCGTCGCACTTGGAAACGGAGCAGCAGGGTTGA